The following are encoded in a window of Brevibacillus sp. DP1.3A genomic DNA:
- a CDS encoding YqhR family membrane protein, which translates to MEVSKTGRKHKQARVSHTEEGRQGSKRISTSKILEVAFWGTIIWGLVRLMAHFLNMTPYGVGAFARPFISIEDENTFASVCLGGIVLFVETVVSSFVFSLLFSRIRAWWLGLVYGAVMLGIAGFFFHIGNWEVATLSTEGAWYLTFGLFIGMTIILEQSDEHHAWNESTR; encoded by the coding sequence ATGGAAGTAAGCAAAACAGGACGGAAGCACAAGCAAGCGCGCGTATCCCATACAGAAGAAGGTAGGCAAGGGAGTAAAAGAATCTCCACTTCGAAGATTTTGGAGGTCGCATTCTGGGGAACTATCATTTGGGGGCTCGTTCGCTTAATGGCTCACTTTTTGAACATGACCCCGTACGGAGTCGGAGCCTTTGCACGTCCCTTTATCAGCATCGAGGATGAAAATACGTTTGCGAGCGTGTGCCTTGGTGGTATCGTATTGTTCGTTGAAACAGTCGTTTCTTCATTTGTGTTCAGCTTGCTTTTTAGCCGTATCCGTGCGTGGTGGCTGGGACTCGTCTACGGGGCGGTTATGTTAGGGATAGCGGGTTTCTTCTTTCATATCGGAAATTGGGAGGTTGCCACTCTAAGTACGGAAGGCGCTTGGTATTTGACGTTTGGCTTGTTCATTGGGATGACAATCATACTCGAGCAGTCAGACGAGCATCATGCATGGAATGAGTCCACAAGGTAG